A single window of Terriglobia bacterium DNA harbors:
- a CDS encoding LytTR family DNA-binding domain-containing protein, which translates to MKVLIVDDEPRARNRMARLLHSMKGIEICGISSDGAEALETIERAKPDVVLLDVQMPGLDGFEVVTELRGSSLPLVVFVTAYDQYALKAFEVSAVDYLLKPVSEERLRQALAKAEKVLQSSSAALSFAAEQYGRMAAALAAARPGYLQRVVGRRAHRICILPVSDIQAFLAEDELVFAILEQGRVLINRTLKELESQLNPDQFARVHRQAIVGLSHITEIEPMANGGAMARLRSGLSISISRRHAASLKVQLGW; encoded by the coding sequence ATGAAGGTGCTGATCGTCGATGACGAACCCCGCGCCCGCAACCGGATGGCCAGGCTGCTGCATTCCATGAAGGGAATCGAGATCTGCGGGATTTCGAGCGATGGGGCAGAGGCGCTGGAGACAATTGAACGCGCAAAGCCGGATGTCGTCCTTCTGGATGTGCAGATGCCGGGTCTGGACGGCTTTGAGGTCGTGACCGAGCTTCGAGGGAGCAGCCTCCCTCTGGTTGTGTTCGTCACGGCGTATGATCAATACGCACTGAAAGCCTTCGAAGTGAGTGCCGTGGATTATCTGCTCAAGCCGGTATCGGAGGAGCGGCTGCGGCAGGCGCTGGCAAAAGCAGAGAAAGTGCTGCAATCCAGCTCCGCGGCTCTGTCTTTCGCCGCCGAACAATATGGGCGAATGGCTGCGGCGCTCGCGGCCGCGCGCCCAGGCTATTTGCAGCGAGTGGTCGGGCGTCGTGCGCACCGCATATGCATCCTTCCCGTTTCCGACATTCAGGCATTTCTTGCCGAGGATGAGCTGGTCTTTGCGATACTGGAGCAGGGCCGGGTCCTGATAAACCGCACGCTCAAGGAACTCGAGTCCCAGCTCAATCCCGATCAGTTCGCCCGCGTGCACAGGCAGGCTATTGTGGGTCTTTCTCACATCACCGAAATCGAACCTATGGCAAACGGCGGAGCGATGGCGAGGCTTCGCTCCGGGCTGAGCATCAGCATCAGCCGCAGGCATGCCGCATCGCTGAAAGTGCAGCTCGGATGGTGA
- a CDS encoding histidine kinase, which translates to MIYYISVTAFLIVTAGFIGLGIAVYRRAPRNVEVKVLLLMLAIFSLQSMLLSLDALLFGIIGIVADQSHTLLSVVENSLQLFALGAVFHFVFLTFSRALDESGLLTDPFSQLQNYKGQYWFWVCVIYSLPLASIGKYTYLVFRSWQEHPSGKMVFPPMPSMQFFYAVNFFWFFMFTLRVVGLLYRKGPTLKKNTILDSLLALLGTYPKHDYVLHLGDYYHPGYKRNAAPASRDDWMACLVLSLWMLMFMVVGLRSLGGSIDLGQFSGMLGFLLPSVFVVPLIYYKMRFVFFDVLIKRGLIAVILLASVALYCGLILVPAYGRLASRSAAAGALALFTGTTLFMGVWLALYGRLNLMLDRHLFRRSDYGTAISEIDLAMKQFIEPEQLLDDVKNRLRSAVDAEDIEFVPLELTQSGRAPQGFVSGAGSIQRQLITAEIPVVAADRVYGVLRFGERTGRFRYQSEDLAFMTAVAGRLAEMLHNFELRSERVAQQQREEHLRALAQQSELRALRAQINPHFLFNALNSLADLTQEDPTAAESAILHLSHVFRYALDASRRESVILDEELSFVESYLVVERLRFEDRLRYEIAASAEARSCRTPPMLIQPVVENAVKHGISCKIDGGMVKINAAVADETLRIEIEDDGIGFDPRSLESLRRQGVGLENVRLRLEHVAGPGSMAIRSTPEGGTKVSLQMPAQRGEDPQ; encoded by the coding sequence ATGATCTACTACATATCAGTCACAGCATTTTTGATTGTCACCGCCGGTTTTATCGGCCTGGGCATTGCCGTATATCGGAGAGCACCACGCAACGTTGAAGTAAAGGTCTTGCTTCTAATGCTGGCGATTTTTTCTCTTCAGTCCATGCTTCTATCCCTCGATGCTCTGCTTTTCGGCATCATCGGCATCGTTGCGGACCAATCCCATACACTTCTTTCGGTAGTGGAGAACAGCCTTCAGCTTTTTGCTCTTGGCGCCGTCTTTCATTTTGTCTTCCTTACTTTCTCCAGAGCTCTTGACGAAAGCGGCCTGCTGACCGATCCCTTTTCCCAACTCCAGAATTACAAGGGTCAGTACTGGTTCTGGGTCTGTGTCATTTATTCACTGCCATTGGCAAGCATCGGCAAATACACGTACCTGGTTTTCAGGTCCTGGCAGGAGCATCCCTCGGGCAAGATGGTGTTCCCACCCATGCCGTCGATGCAATTTTTTTATGCTGTCAATTTTTTCTGGTTTTTCATGTTCACACTCCGGGTCGTGGGCCTCTTGTACCGGAAGGGACCCACCCTCAAAAAGAACACGATCCTCGACAGCCTTCTGGCGCTGTTGGGAACATATCCAAAACACGACTATGTCCTTCACCTCGGCGATTACTATCATCCCGGATATAAGCGGAACGCGGCCCCGGCAAGTAGAGATGATTGGATGGCGTGCCTGGTCTTATCCCTCTGGATGCTCATGTTTATGGTAGTCGGACTCAGGTCCCTGGGCGGTTCGATTGATTTGGGTCAATTCTCGGGGATGCTCGGTTTTTTGCTGCCTTCGGTTTTTGTGGTGCCGCTCATTTATTACAAGATGCGGTTCGTATTCTTTGATGTCTTGATCAAACGCGGTCTGATCGCGGTCATACTTCTGGCTTCCGTCGCGCTCTATTGCGGCCTGATTCTGGTTCCGGCATACGGGAGACTGGCTTCCAGGAGCGCGGCGGCAGGCGCGCTGGCTCTGTTCACCGGGACAACATTGTTCATGGGCGTTTGGTTGGCTCTTTATGGCCGTTTGAACCTTATGCTTGACCGCCATCTGTTCAGGAGGTCCGACTACGGAACGGCCATTTCCGAAATAGACCTTGCAATGAAGCAGTTCATCGAGCCCGAGCAGCTTCTGGACGATGTAAAGAACCGGCTGCGTTCTGCAGTCGATGCCGAAGACATTGAGTTTGTGCCACTGGAGCTCACGCAATCAGGCCGCGCTCCCCAGGGTTTCGTTTCCGGCGCCGGCTCGATCCAGCGTCAGTTGATCACCGCTGAGATCCCGGTGGTCGCGGCCGACAGAGTTTACGGCGTGTTGAGATTCGGCGAACGGACCGGCAGGTTCCGGTATCAGAGCGAGGACCTGGCCTTTATGACGGCCGTCGCCGGGCGTTTGGCTGAAATGCTCCACAACTTCGAGCTGCGATCGGAGAGGGTGGCGCAACAACAACGGGAAGAGCACCTGCGGGCGCTTGCGCAACAGTCGGAGCTTCGGGCGTTGCGCGCGCAGATCAACCCGCATTTCCTGTTCAACGCCCTGAACAGTCTCGCGGATCTGACCCAGGAAGATCCGACAGCGGCGGAATCCGCGATCCTGCACCTCTCTCATGTGTTTCGATATGCATTGGATGCCAGCCGGCGCGAAAGCGTGATCCTGGATGAGGAACTGAGTTTCGTCGAGTCGTATCTGGTGGTGGAGCGCTTGCGCTTTGAGGACAGGTTGCGCTACGAGATCGCCGCTTCGGCGGAGGCGCGCAGTTGTCGTACACCCCCGATGCTGATTCAGCCTGTCGTGGAAAATGCTGTGAAACACGGGATTTCCTGCAAGATCGACGGGGGCATGGTCAAAATCAACGCGGCAGTCGCAGACGAGACACTTCGTATCGAAATAGAGGACGATGGTATCGGCTTCGATCCCAGGTCTCTCGAGAGTCTCCGGCGCCAGGGAGTCGGGCTGGAGAATGTGCGCCTGCGGCTCGAACACGTCGCCGGGCCGGGAAGCATGGCCATCAGATCCACACCTGAGGGCGGAACGAAGGTATCCCTCCAGATGCCCGCTCAGAGAGGAGAGGATCCGCAATGA
- a CDS encoding VWA domain-containing protein, which yields MRFLRYLSLLSIGALCAVAAPRFQQAGSSNSTQGGAGNQRPGPPGTIRVQVRLVPVDVIVTDAKGRPVTDLKQEDFQIFENGKLQEIRHFTLQKLTDSAPEPAARQLPQPAPSVEFAPQTSRTFLILMGRGRFQIPFRSLDDLIQFVRKALLPQDRVAVFAFNRATNFTTNHERIVQVLERYKKEHEWIEALEAQRLSGLGGIYGSWAMPKSYQPRIDRIFADPEGLESRQLIPDRMTDQGKMTREADRVTETLLRKAAAEEAAKEGDPAALLRLNMMQFDTLAAEAITSLPFSDYASGFASTQGDVQNIYTCIDYLRFMEGEKHLLFFTDRGLMLPRIEYEESIAAFANDARVAIDIFDTGGCCPSMEVMSSMRNMSQLTGGRASITEYARQGLARVNETTRVQYLLGYYPKDENWDGKYRNIKVK from the coding sequence TTGAGATTCTTGCGATACCTCTCCCTGCTTTCGATCGGCGCACTTTGCGCCGTGGCAGCTCCTCGCTTCCAACAGGCGGGATCCTCCAACTCCACTCAAGGAGGCGCCGGGAATCAACGCCCCGGACCCCCGGGGACAATTCGCGTCCAGGTCCGGCTCGTTCCGGTGGATGTGATCGTGACCGACGCGAAAGGCAGGCCGGTGACGGACCTGAAGCAGGAGGACTTTCAGATTTTTGAAAACGGGAAGCTGCAAGAGATCCGGCACTTCACCCTCCAGAAACTCACTGACTCTGCGCCTGAACCGGCCGCACGGCAGCTGCCGCAACCAGCTCCGAGCGTCGAATTTGCGCCGCAGACTTCCCGTACCTTTCTGATCCTGATGGGGCGCGGCAGGTTCCAGATCCCGTTCAGGAGCTTGGACGATCTGATCCAGTTTGTGCGCAAGGCTCTTCTGCCGCAGGATCGCGTGGCGGTGTTTGCTTTCAACCGCGCCACCAACTTCACGACGAATCATGAGCGGATCGTGCAGGTGCTCGAGCGCTACAAAAAGGAACATGAGTGGATCGAGGCCCTGGAGGCGCAGCGCCTGAGCGGTCTGGGTGGCATCTATGGCAGCTGGGCCATGCCCAAATCGTATCAGCCCCGAATCGACAGGATTTTTGCCGATCCCGAAGGGCTGGAATCCCGGCAGCTGATCCCCGACCGGATGACGGACCAAGGGAAGATGACCAGGGAAGCGGACCGGGTTACAGAGACGCTCCTGCGCAAGGCAGCCGCTGAGGAGGCAGCCAAGGAGGGGGATCCGGCTGCGCTGCTCAGGCTGAACATGATGCAGTTCGACACACTGGCGGCGGAAGCCATCACCAGTTTGCCGTTCTCGGATTACGCTTCCGGGTTCGCGTCAACCCAAGGGGATGTCCAGAACATCTATACCTGCATCGACTATCTGCGCTTTATGGAGGGGGAGAAACACCTGCTCTTTTTCACTGACCGCGGGCTCATGCTGCCGCGAATCGAATACGAGGAGAGCATCGCGGCATTCGCCAATGATGCGCGCGTGGCAATTGACATATTCGACACCGGAGGGTGCTGCCCGTCCATGGAAGTAATGTCCAGCATGAGGAATATGTCACAGCTCACGGGCGGGAGAGCTTCCATCACCGAGTATGCCCGGCAGGGTCTCGCGCGCGTGAATGAAACCACGCGCGTCCAGTACCTGCTCGGATACTATCCGAAGGACGAAAACTGGGATGGGAAATATCGGAACATTAAGGTAAAGTAG